One part of the Quercus lobata isolate SW786 chromosome 7, ValleyOak3.0 Primary Assembly, whole genome shotgun sequence genome encodes these proteins:
- the LOC115952661 gene encoding protein RRP6-like 2 isoform X3: MNEHHHHRDEAEAEADKAQTLASSLSKLSASSRGVPSGKDFHFFNNFDDFKNPIHEISNKSTSMLHSINDNAQVWRQQEGPPKAAAAAFPEADMDDAYDWLVNVNDELLERFDVSADDFRKKEETDSSGFQLVHYGNKKKGASASAVKLATKTKPKVPFHIPSIRKPQEEFTILVNNSNQPFQHVWLQQQRSDDDQTTAFIHPLEKLSFMDFVDKDIGNVDPVKPPSIESTPFKLVEEVKDLKEMAAKLRGVNEFAVDLEHNQYRSFQGLTCLMQISTRTEDFVVDTLKLRIHIGPYLREVFKDPTKRKVMHGADRDIVWLQRDFGIYICNLFDTGQASKVLKLERNSLEFLLHHFCGVSANKEYQNADWRLRPLPEEMLRYAREDTHYLLYIYDLMRIKLYAMPKEAENIDSPLVEVYKRSCDVCMQLYEKELLTENSYLHIYGLHAASFDAQQLAIVAGLCEWRDVVARAEDESTGYILPNKTLLEIAKQKPDTTSKLRRLVKSKHPYVEHNLSPVLSIIRHSVQNAAAYEAIAEHLKVGLMEIASEEIKVTDGSDAFSPDALIKREAGNARRVSIDGGDTMNGNMSAILHSPQLKDESSELGCSASEVDKEGKGFPFEHSDKSGNISINSDCYSSQLVGGSLTTGQSRDAIDDTLVLGSAKVTGATVQMLKKPSRAFGALLGNSAPKRKFDTNKKEEIKLEQIRSSVNFPFHSFSGTSEQSKLVIEVPDTAVETCQPQGHAAVPAANSRSDDIIMLEDNLNVEEPIHGNLEAADEHKSDFGASASEMDDEPMSLSELSSSFQQCFESINQNGNGRKNEKSQEAGCVLQLKPFDYEAARKHVRFGEDPEDGLGSEGDKGLKSRRDSGGKKKGPIKGRVQRDDDGTGEFPQGRRRQAFPATGNRSATFR; this comes from the exons ATGAATGAGCATCACCACCACCGTGACGAAGCCGAAGCCGAAGCCGACAAGGCccaaaccctagcctcctcaCTGTCCAAGCTCTCCGCCTCCTCTCGCGGCGTACCCTCCGGCAAAGACTTTCACTTCTTCAACAACTTCGATGACTTCAAGAACCCCATCCACGAAATCTCCAACAAATCAACGTCGATGCTCCACTCTATAAACGATAATGCTCAGGTTTGGAGACAACAAGAAGGACCGCCCAAAGCTGCTGCCGCTGCTTTCCCTGAAGCAGACATGGACGACGCCTACGATTGGCTCGTGAATGTCAACGACGAGCTTCTTGAGCGGTTTGATGTGTCGGCCGACGACTTCCGGAAGAAGGAAGAGACAGACTCCTCTGGGTTTCAGTTGGTGCATTATGGCAATAAGAAGAAGGGGGCG AGTGCTAGTGCTGTAAAGTTGGCTACGAAGACCAAACCGAAGGTGCCATTTCATATACCATCCATAAGGAAGCCACAAGAGGAGTTTACTATTTTGGTCAATAATTCCAACCAGCCCTTTCAGCACGTTTGGTTGCAGCAACAGAGGAGCGACGATGACCAAACCACCGCCTTTATTCATCCCCTA GAGAAGCTTTCTTTTATGGATTTTGTTGATAAAGACATTGGGAATGTGGATCCTGTAAAACCCCCCTCTATAGAGTCTACACCTTTCAAGCTTGTGGAGGAAGTGAAAGATTTGAAAGAGATGGCTGCTAAATTGCGTGGTGTGAATGAATTTGCG GTTGATTTGGAACATAATCAATATCGATCTTTTCAAGGGTTGACTTGCTTGATGCAAATATCTACCAGAACAGAAGATTTTGTTGTAGATACTCTAAAGCTTCGAATTCATATTGGCCCATATTTAAGGGAGGTTTTCAAGGACCCTACCAAGAGAAAG GTTATGCATGGAGCAGATCGAGATATTGTGTGGCTTCAGCGGGACTTTGGCATTTACATTTGCAATTTGTTTGACACTGGCCAG GCCTCGAAGGTATTGAAATTGGAGAGAAATAGCTTGGAGTTTCTTTTGCATCACTTTTGTGGAGTTTCTGCTAACAAAGA ATACCAGAATGCAGATTGGAGATTACGCCCTCTTCCTGAGGAGATGCTAAG ATATGCCAGAGAAGATACACACTATCTAttgtatatatatgatttaatgaGAATCAAGCTGTATGCAATGCCTAAAGAGGCCGAAAATATTGATTCTCCATTAGTAGAG GTCTACAAGCGCAGTTGTGATGTGTGCATGCAGCTATATGAGAAAGAGCTTTTGACAGAAAATTCATATCTCCATATATATGG GTTGCATGCTGCCAGTTTCGATGCTCAGCAGCTTGCCATTGTTGCA GGCCTTTGTGAGTGGCGAGATGTGGTTGCTCGTGCTGAGGATGAGAGTACTGGATATATATTGCCAAACAAAACTCTTCTTGAAATTG CCAAGCAGAAGCCTGACACTACTAGCAAGTTACGTCGATTGGTGAAATCAAAGCACCCTTACGTTGAGCACAATCTCTCTCCTGTTCTTAGCATCATTAGGCATTCTGTACAAAATGCTGCTGCATATGAAGCTATTGCTGAACATCTGAAGGTGGGACTTATGGAAATT GCATCAGAAGAAATTAAAGTTACAGATGGATCTGATGCCTTCTCACCTGATGCTCTTATAAAACGTGAAGCTGGAAATGCTAGAAGAGTAAGCATTGATGGGGGTGATACAATGAATGGTAATATGTCTGCAATTTTGCATTCTCCTCAGCTGAAAGATGAGTCTTCAGAGCTTGGATGCAGTGCCTCTGAAGTTgacaaagaaggaaaaggaTTCCCCTTTGAGCATTCAGATAAAAGTGGGAACATCAGTATAAATTCTGATTGTTATAGTTCACAGCTTGTCGGAGGAAGCCTCACTACTGGGCAGAGCAGAGATGCAATTGATGATACCTTGGTGTTGGGTTCAGCGAAG GTTACTGGAGCAACTGTTCAGATGCTTAAGAAGCCTAGCCGTGCTTTTGGGGCACTCCTGGGGAATTCAGCCCCAAAGAGAAAGTTTGATACCAACAAAAAG GAAGAGATCAAGTTGGAGCAAATCAGATCTTCAGTGAACTTTCCCTTCCACTCTTTTTCTGGCACAAGTGAGCAGTCAAAATTAGTTATAGAAGTGCCAGATACAGCCGTGGAAACTTGTCAACCTCAAGGGCATGCTGCTGTGCCAGCTGCCAACTCTAGATCAGATGATATTATAATGTTGGAAGATAATCTAAATGTAGAGGAACCAATACATGGAAATTTAGAAGCCGCAGATGAGCATAAGAGTGATTTTGGGGCATCTGCTTCAGAAATGGATGATGAGCCTATGTCTCTCTCTGAATTGTCATCAAGCTTCCAGCAATGCTTTGAGTCAATTAATCAAAATGGGAATGgcagaaaaaatgagaaatctCAGGAAGCTGGCTGCGTCTTGCAGCTGAAGCCATTTGATTATGAAGCAGCAAGGAAACATGTCAGATTTGGAGAAGATCCAGAGGATGGGTTGGGGTCAGAGGGTGACAAAGGTTTAAAGAGCCGGCGTGATTCTGGGGGTAAGAAAAAAGGCCCAATTAAAGGTCGAGTCCAAAGAGATGATGATGGAACAGGAGAATTTCCTCAAGGAAGACGACGTCAAGCTTTTCCGGCAACTGGGAACAGAAGTGCGACTTTTCGCTGA
- the LOC115952661 gene encoding protein RRP6-like 2 isoform X1: MNEHHHHRDEAEAEADKAQTLASSLSKLSASSRGVPSGKDFHFFNNFDDFKNPIHEISNKSTSMLHSINDNAQVWRQQEGPPKAAAAAFPEADMDDAYDWLVNVNDELLERFDVSADDFRKKEETDSSGFQLVHYGNKKKGASASASASASASASASAVKLATKTKPKVPFHIPSIRKPQEEFTILVNNSNQPFQHVWLQQQRSDDDQTTAFIHPLEKLSFMDFVDKDIGNVDPVKPPSIESTPFKLVEEVKDLKEMAAKLRGVNEFAVDLEHNQYRSFQGLTCLMQISTRTEDFVVDTLKLRIHIGPYLREVFKDPTKRKVMHGADRDIVWLQRDFGIYICNLFDTGQASKVLKLERNSLEFLLHHFCGVSANKEYQNADWRLRPLPEEMLRYAREDTHYLLYIYDLMRIKLYAMPKEAENIDSPLVEVYKRSCDVCMQLYEKELLTENSYLHIYGLHAASFDAQQLAIVAGLCEWRDVVARAEDESTGYILPNKTLLEIAKQKPDTTSKLRRLVKSKHPYVEHNLSPVLSIIRHSVQNAAAYEAIAEHLKVGLMEIASEEIKVTDGSDAFSPDALIKREAGNARRVSIDGGDTMNGNMSAILHSPQLKDESSELGCSASEVDKEGKGFPFEHSDKSGNISINSDCYSSQLVGGSLTTGQSRDAIDDTLVLGSAKVTGATVQMLKKPSRAFGALLGNSAPKRKFDTNKKEEIKLEQIRSSVNFPFHSFSGTSEQSKLVIEVPDTAVETCQPQGHAAVPAANSRSDDIIMLEDNLNVEEPIHGNLEAADEHKSDFGASASEMDDEPMSLSELSSSFQQCFESINQNGNGRKNEKSQEAGCVLQLKPFDYEAARKHVRFGEDPEDGLGSEGDKGLKSRRDSGGKKKGPIKGRVQRDDDGTGEFPQGRRRQAFPATGNRSATFR; the protein is encoded by the exons ATGAATGAGCATCACCACCACCGTGACGAAGCCGAAGCCGAAGCCGACAAGGCccaaaccctagcctcctcaCTGTCCAAGCTCTCCGCCTCCTCTCGCGGCGTACCCTCCGGCAAAGACTTTCACTTCTTCAACAACTTCGATGACTTCAAGAACCCCATCCACGAAATCTCCAACAAATCAACGTCGATGCTCCACTCTATAAACGATAATGCTCAGGTTTGGAGACAACAAGAAGGACCGCCCAAAGCTGCTGCCGCTGCTTTCCCTGAAGCAGACATGGACGACGCCTACGATTGGCTCGTGAATGTCAACGACGAGCTTCTTGAGCGGTTTGATGTGTCGGCCGACGACTTCCGGAAGAAGGAAGAGACAGACTCCTCTGGGTTTCAGTTGGTGCATTATGGCAATAAGAAGAAGGGGGCGAGTGCCAGTGCCAGTGCGAGTGCTAGTGCTAGTGCTAGTGCTAGTGCTGTAAAGTTGGCTACGAAGACCAAACCGAAGGTGCCATTTCATATACCATCCATAAGGAAGCCACAAGAGGAGTTTACTATTTTGGTCAATAATTCCAACCAGCCCTTTCAGCACGTTTGGTTGCAGCAACAGAGGAGCGACGATGACCAAACCACCGCCTTTATTCATCCCCTA GAGAAGCTTTCTTTTATGGATTTTGTTGATAAAGACATTGGGAATGTGGATCCTGTAAAACCCCCCTCTATAGAGTCTACACCTTTCAAGCTTGTGGAGGAAGTGAAAGATTTGAAAGAGATGGCTGCTAAATTGCGTGGTGTGAATGAATTTGCG GTTGATTTGGAACATAATCAATATCGATCTTTTCAAGGGTTGACTTGCTTGATGCAAATATCTACCAGAACAGAAGATTTTGTTGTAGATACTCTAAAGCTTCGAATTCATATTGGCCCATATTTAAGGGAGGTTTTCAAGGACCCTACCAAGAGAAAG GTTATGCATGGAGCAGATCGAGATATTGTGTGGCTTCAGCGGGACTTTGGCATTTACATTTGCAATTTGTTTGACACTGGCCAG GCCTCGAAGGTATTGAAATTGGAGAGAAATAGCTTGGAGTTTCTTTTGCATCACTTTTGTGGAGTTTCTGCTAACAAAGA ATACCAGAATGCAGATTGGAGATTACGCCCTCTTCCTGAGGAGATGCTAAG ATATGCCAGAGAAGATACACACTATCTAttgtatatatatgatttaatgaGAATCAAGCTGTATGCAATGCCTAAAGAGGCCGAAAATATTGATTCTCCATTAGTAGAG GTCTACAAGCGCAGTTGTGATGTGTGCATGCAGCTATATGAGAAAGAGCTTTTGACAGAAAATTCATATCTCCATATATATGG GTTGCATGCTGCCAGTTTCGATGCTCAGCAGCTTGCCATTGTTGCA GGCCTTTGTGAGTGGCGAGATGTGGTTGCTCGTGCTGAGGATGAGAGTACTGGATATATATTGCCAAACAAAACTCTTCTTGAAATTG CCAAGCAGAAGCCTGACACTACTAGCAAGTTACGTCGATTGGTGAAATCAAAGCACCCTTACGTTGAGCACAATCTCTCTCCTGTTCTTAGCATCATTAGGCATTCTGTACAAAATGCTGCTGCATATGAAGCTATTGCTGAACATCTGAAGGTGGGACTTATGGAAATT GCATCAGAAGAAATTAAAGTTACAGATGGATCTGATGCCTTCTCACCTGATGCTCTTATAAAACGTGAAGCTGGAAATGCTAGAAGAGTAAGCATTGATGGGGGTGATACAATGAATGGTAATATGTCTGCAATTTTGCATTCTCCTCAGCTGAAAGATGAGTCTTCAGAGCTTGGATGCAGTGCCTCTGAAGTTgacaaagaaggaaaaggaTTCCCCTTTGAGCATTCAGATAAAAGTGGGAACATCAGTATAAATTCTGATTGTTATAGTTCACAGCTTGTCGGAGGAAGCCTCACTACTGGGCAGAGCAGAGATGCAATTGATGATACCTTGGTGTTGGGTTCAGCGAAG GTTACTGGAGCAACTGTTCAGATGCTTAAGAAGCCTAGCCGTGCTTTTGGGGCACTCCTGGGGAATTCAGCCCCAAAGAGAAAGTTTGATACCAACAAAAAG GAAGAGATCAAGTTGGAGCAAATCAGATCTTCAGTGAACTTTCCCTTCCACTCTTTTTCTGGCACAAGTGAGCAGTCAAAATTAGTTATAGAAGTGCCAGATACAGCCGTGGAAACTTGTCAACCTCAAGGGCATGCTGCTGTGCCAGCTGCCAACTCTAGATCAGATGATATTATAATGTTGGAAGATAATCTAAATGTAGAGGAACCAATACATGGAAATTTAGAAGCCGCAGATGAGCATAAGAGTGATTTTGGGGCATCTGCTTCAGAAATGGATGATGAGCCTATGTCTCTCTCTGAATTGTCATCAAGCTTCCAGCAATGCTTTGAGTCAATTAATCAAAATGGGAATGgcagaaaaaatgagaaatctCAGGAAGCTGGCTGCGTCTTGCAGCTGAAGCCATTTGATTATGAAGCAGCAAGGAAACATGTCAGATTTGGAGAAGATCCAGAGGATGGGTTGGGGTCAGAGGGTGACAAAGGTTTAAAGAGCCGGCGTGATTCTGGGGGTAAGAAAAAAGGCCCAATTAAAGGTCGAGTCCAAAGAGATGATGATGGAACAGGAGAATTTCCTCAAGGAAGACGACGTCAAGCTTTTCCGGCAACTGGGAACAGAAGTGCGACTTTTCGCTGA
- the LOC115952661 gene encoding protein RRP6-like 2 isoform X2 has product MNEHHHHRDEAEAEADKAQTLASSLSKLSASSRGVPSGKDFHFFNNFDDFKNPIHEISNKSTSMLHSINDNAQVWRQQEGPPKAAAAAFPEADMDDAYDWLVNVNDELLERFDVSADDFRKKEETDSSGFQLVHYGNKKKGASASASASASASASASAVKLATKTKPKVPFHIPSIRKPQEEFTILVNNSNQPFQHVWLQQQRSDDDQTTAFIHPLEKLSFMDFVDKDIGNVDPVKPPSIESTPFKLVEEVKDLKEMAAKLRGVNEFAVDLEHNQYRSFQGLTCLMQISTRTEDFVVDTLKLRIHIGPYLREVFKDPTKRKVMHGADRDIVWLQRDFGIYICNLFDTGQASKVLKLERNSLEFLLHHFCGVSANKEYQNADWRLRPLPEEMLRYAREDTHYLLYIYDLMRIKLYAMPKEAENIDSPLVEVYKRSCDVCMQLYEKELLTENSYLHIYGLHAASFDAQQLAIVAGLCEWRDVVARAEDESTGYILPNKTLLEIAKQKPDTTSKLRRLVKSKHPYVEHNLSPVLSIIRHSVQNAAAYEAIAEHLKASEEIKVTDGSDAFSPDALIKREAGNARRVSIDGGDTMNGNMSAILHSPQLKDESSELGCSASEVDKEGKGFPFEHSDKSGNISINSDCYSSQLVGGSLTTGQSRDAIDDTLVLGSAKVTGATVQMLKKPSRAFGALLGNSAPKRKFDTNKKEEIKLEQIRSSVNFPFHSFSGTSEQSKLVIEVPDTAVETCQPQGHAAVPAANSRSDDIIMLEDNLNVEEPIHGNLEAADEHKSDFGASASEMDDEPMSLSELSSSFQQCFESINQNGNGRKNEKSQEAGCVLQLKPFDYEAARKHVRFGEDPEDGLGSEGDKGLKSRRDSGGKKKGPIKGRVQRDDDGTGEFPQGRRRQAFPATGNRSATFR; this is encoded by the exons ATGAATGAGCATCACCACCACCGTGACGAAGCCGAAGCCGAAGCCGACAAGGCccaaaccctagcctcctcaCTGTCCAAGCTCTCCGCCTCCTCTCGCGGCGTACCCTCCGGCAAAGACTTTCACTTCTTCAACAACTTCGATGACTTCAAGAACCCCATCCACGAAATCTCCAACAAATCAACGTCGATGCTCCACTCTATAAACGATAATGCTCAGGTTTGGAGACAACAAGAAGGACCGCCCAAAGCTGCTGCCGCTGCTTTCCCTGAAGCAGACATGGACGACGCCTACGATTGGCTCGTGAATGTCAACGACGAGCTTCTTGAGCGGTTTGATGTGTCGGCCGACGACTTCCGGAAGAAGGAAGAGACAGACTCCTCTGGGTTTCAGTTGGTGCATTATGGCAATAAGAAGAAGGGGGCGAGTGCCAGTGCCAGTGCGAGTGCTAGTGCTAGTGCTAGTGCTAGTGCTGTAAAGTTGGCTACGAAGACCAAACCGAAGGTGCCATTTCATATACCATCCATAAGGAAGCCACAAGAGGAGTTTACTATTTTGGTCAATAATTCCAACCAGCCCTTTCAGCACGTTTGGTTGCAGCAACAGAGGAGCGACGATGACCAAACCACCGCCTTTATTCATCCCCTA GAGAAGCTTTCTTTTATGGATTTTGTTGATAAAGACATTGGGAATGTGGATCCTGTAAAACCCCCCTCTATAGAGTCTACACCTTTCAAGCTTGTGGAGGAAGTGAAAGATTTGAAAGAGATGGCTGCTAAATTGCGTGGTGTGAATGAATTTGCG GTTGATTTGGAACATAATCAATATCGATCTTTTCAAGGGTTGACTTGCTTGATGCAAATATCTACCAGAACAGAAGATTTTGTTGTAGATACTCTAAAGCTTCGAATTCATATTGGCCCATATTTAAGGGAGGTTTTCAAGGACCCTACCAAGAGAAAG GTTATGCATGGAGCAGATCGAGATATTGTGTGGCTTCAGCGGGACTTTGGCATTTACATTTGCAATTTGTTTGACACTGGCCAG GCCTCGAAGGTATTGAAATTGGAGAGAAATAGCTTGGAGTTTCTTTTGCATCACTTTTGTGGAGTTTCTGCTAACAAAGA ATACCAGAATGCAGATTGGAGATTACGCCCTCTTCCTGAGGAGATGCTAAG ATATGCCAGAGAAGATACACACTATCTAttgtatatatatgatttaatgaGAATCAAGCTGTATGCAATGCCTAAAGAGGCCGAAAATATTGATTCTCCATTAGTAGAG GTCTACAAGCGCAGTTGTGATGTGTGCATGCAGCTATATGAGAAAGAGCTTTTGACAGAAAATTCATATCTCCATATATATGG GTTGCATGCTGCCAGTTTCGATGCTCAGCAGCTTGCCATTGTTGCA GGCCTTTGTGAGTGGCGAGATGTGGTTGCTCGTGCTGAGGATGAGAGTACTGGATATATATTGCCAAACAAAACTCTTCTTGAAATTG CCAAGCAGAAGCCTGACACTACTAGCAAGTTACGTCGATTGGTGAAATCAAAGCACCCTTACGTTGAGCACAATCTCTCTCCTGTTCTTAGCATCATTAGGCATTCTGTACAAAATGCTGCTGCATATGAAGCTATTGCTGAACATCTGAAG GCATCAGAAGAAATTAAAGTTACAGATGGATCTGATGCCTTCTCACCTGATGCTCTTATAAAACGTGAAGCTGGAAATGCTAGAAGAGTAAGCATTGATGGGGGTGATACAATGAATGGTAATATGTCTGCAATTTTGCATTCTCCTCAGCTGAAAGATGAGTCTTCAGAGCTTGGATGCAGTGCCTCTGAAGTTgacaaagaaggaaaaggaTTCCCCTTTGAGCATTCAGATAAAAGTGGGAACATCAGTATAAATTCTGATTGTTATAGTTCACAGCTTGTCGGAGGAAGCCTCACTACTGGGCAGAGCAGAGATGCAATTGATGATACCTTGGTGTTGGGTTCAGCGAAG GTTACTGGAGCAACTGTTCAGATGCTTAAGAAGCCTAGCCGTGCTTTTGGGGCACTCCTGGGGAATTCAGCCCCAAAGAGAAAGTTTGATACCAACAAAAAG GAAGAGATCAAGTTGGAGCAAATCAGATCTTCAGTGAACTTTCCCTTCCACTCTTTTTCTGGCACAAGTGAGCAGTCAAAATTAGTTATAGAAGTGCCAGATACAGCCGTGGAAACTTGTCAACCTCAAGGGCATGCTGCTGTGCCAGCTGCCAACTCTAGATCAGATGATATTATAATGTTGGAAGATAATCTAAATGTAGAGGAACCAATACATGGAAATTTAGAAGCCGCAGATGAGCATAAGAGTGATTTTGGGGCATCTGCTTCAGAAATGGATGATGAGCCTATGTCTCTCTCTGAATTGTCATCAAGCTTCCAGCAATGCTTTGAGTCAATTAATCAAAATGGGAATGgcagaaaaaatgagaaatctCAGGAAGCTGGCTGCGTCTTGCAGCTGAAGCCATTTGATTATGAAGCAGCAAGGAAACATGTCAGATTTGGAGAAGATCCAGAGGATGGGTTGGGGTCAGAGGGTGACAAAGGTTTAAAGAGCCGGCGTGATTCTGGGGGTAAGAAAAAAGGCCCAATTAAAGGTCGAGTCCAAAGAGATGATGATGGAACAGGAGAATTTCCTCAAGGAAGACGACGTCAAGCTTTTCCGGCAACTGGGAACAGAAGTGCGACTTTTCGCTGA
- the LOC115953827 gene encoding plant cysteine oxidase 2-like — MEAGAGVMEGGGVGGRDSSRVGVGHHNKIGYVKKGIIKKRKWMRRIIKQAATVPIMPIPLQLQQLFVSCLDVFKGPPATIPAPNDVHKLCTILDNMKPEDVGLSSELQFFKPTNMVKGNPRVTYTTIYKCDNFSLCLFFLPATGVIPLHNHPGMTVFSKLLLGTMHIKSYDLVDPTNLDGSVPSSQLRLAKLKADRVFEAPCDTSVLYPTTGGNIHAFTAITPCAVLDVIGPPYSKEDGRDCSYYKDHPYTASNGEAALTTEDSDSYGWLEEIEMPENSQMDGIEYLGPQVTEPTC, encoded by the exons atggagGCAGGGGCAGGGGTAATGGagggtggtggtgttggtggaaGAGACAGTAGTAGAGTTGGTGTTGGACATCACAATAAGATTGGATATGTGAAGAAGGGAATTATTAAGAAGAGAAAATGGATGCGGAGAATTATTAAGCAGGCCGCGACGGTCCCTATTATGCCTATACCACTACAACTACAGCAGCTGTTTGTTTCCTGCCTTGACGTTTTCAAAGGCCCCCCAGCCACCATTCCTGCTCCCAACGATGTCCACAAACTTTGCACCATTCTTG ACAATATGAAGCCAGAAGATGTGGGGCTAAGTAGCGAATTGCAGTTCTTTAAGCCTACAAATATGGTCAAAGGGAATCCAAGGGTCACATACACAACCATATACAAGTGTGACAATTTTTCG TTGTGCTTATTCTTTCTGCCCGCAACTGGAGTTATTCCCCTTCACAACCATCCAGGAATGACTGTTTTTAGTAAGCTTCTACTAGGAACAATGCACATCAAGTCGTATGATTTGGTTGATCCTACCAATTTGGATGGTTCGGTGCCATCCTCTCAAC TGAGATTGGCAAAGCTGAAAGCGGACAGAGTCTTCGAGGCTCCTTGTGACACTTCAGTATTATATCCAACAACAGGGGGGAATATCCATGCTTTCACTGCTATAACACCATGTGCAGTGCTTGATGTGATTGGACCTCCCTATTCCAAAGAAGATGGTCGGGATTGCTCCTACTATAAAGATCATCCCTACACTGCCTCAA ATGGAGAGGCGGCTTTGACAACAGAGGACAGTGACAGTTATGGATGGTTGGAAGAGATTGAAATGCCAGAGAACTCGCAAATGGATGGAATTGAATACTTAGGGCCGCAGGTTACTGAACCTACGTGTTAG